From Haloglomus litoreum, the proteins below share one genomic window:
- the thiL gene encoding thiamine-phosphate kinase — protein sequence MDERAALALIAESLPAAGDDAAVVDGQVLTTDMLHETTDFPDGTTRYTAGWRAVAASLSDVAAMGAAATAAVAVYGAPDFRPDEVRDFVRGAREVCEAVGAEYVGGDLDGHDEFTVATTALGRLGDEGPIRRSGAQVGDALCVTGELGRSAAALRLFPDEPERANDLFRFVPRVAAGRALAPRATAMMDSSDGLARSCHQLAETSECGIELDGDALPVHDAVAEVADGPKDERELAAFFGEDFELVVTVPEAALATAREACPVDLTRVGTVVEADAGLTMDGDPLPDRGYTHGA from the coding sequence ATCGACGAGCGCGCCGCCCTCGCGCTCATCGCCGAAAGCCTCCCGGCCGCGGGCGACGACGCCGCCGTCGTCGACGGGCAGGTCCTCACGACGGACATGCTCCACGAGACGACGGACTTCCCTGACGGCACGACCCGCTACACGGCGGGCTGGCGCGCTGTCGCGGCATCGCTCTCGGACGTGGCGGCGATGGGGGCGGCCGCGACCGCCGCCGTCGCGGTGTACGGCGCGCCCGACTTCCGACCCGACGAGGTGCGCGACTTCGTCCGGGGCGCGCGCGAGGTCTGCGAGGCGGTCGGCGCCGAGTACGTCGGCGGCGACCTCGACGGCCACGACGAGTTCACCGTCGCCACGACGGCGCTCGGCCGACTCGGCGACGAAGGACCGATACGACGCTCCGGCGCGCAGGTCGGCGACGCGCTCTGCGTCACGGGCGAACTCGGGCGGTCGGCCGCCGCCCTCCGGCTGTTCCCGGACGAGCCGGAGCGCGCCAACGACCTCTTCCGGTTCGTCCCGCGCGTGGCCGCGGGCCGCGCGCTCGCACCCCGAGCGACGGCGATGATGGACTCCAGCGACGGGCTCGCGCGCTCGTGCCACCAGCTGGCCGAGACCTCCGAGTGCGGTATCGAACTCGACGGCGACGCGCTCCCGGTCCACGACGCCGTGGCCGAGGTGGCCGACGGCCCCAAGGACGAACGCGAACTGGCCGCGTTCTTCGGCGAGGACTTCGAACTCGTCGTGACGGTCCCCGAGGCCGCGCTCGCGACCGCGCGGGAGGCGTGTCCCGTGGACCTGACGCGCGTCGGCACGGTCGTCGAGGCAGACGCGGGGCTCACGATGGACGGCGACCCGCTGCCGGACCGCGGCTACACGCACGGGGCGTAG
- a CDS encoding PPC domain-containing DNA-binding protein: protein MDYRQVEGAREFVARLDHGRDWRAQIEAFAAAEDIDAAFFVGLGAVQDAEIYFYDQDEQEYYPERFDEPFEVASCTGNVSWLDGERFAHTHMVLSREDGSCVAGHLNEATTFAGELYVREFDAELVREHDETTDLDLWGNL from the coding sequence ATGGATTACCGACAGGTCGAGGGCGCCCGGGAGTTCGTCGCCCGACTCGACCACGGCCGGGACTGGCGCGCGCAGATCGAGGCCTTCGCCGCCGCAGAGGACATCGACGCGGCCTTCTTCGTCGGTCTCGGCGCGGTGCAGGACGCGGAGATCTACTTCTACGACCAGGACGAGCAGGAGTACTACCCGGAACGGTTCGACGAGCCGTTCGAGGTCGCCTCCTGTACGGGCAACGTCTCGTGGCTCGACGGAGAGCGCTTCGCGCACACCCACATGGTCCTCTCGCGCGAGGACGGCTCCTGCGTCGCGGGCCACCTGAACGAGGCCACCACGTTCGCCGGGGAGCTGTACGTCCGCGAGTTCGACGCCGAACTCGTCCGCGAGCACGACGAGACGACGGACCTCGACCTCTGGGGGAACCTCTGA